NNNNNNNNNNNNNNNNNNNNATTCGGGTGCCCCAGGGCTCTATGGTCGCCCTGGTCGGCTCGACCGGCGCGGGCAAAACCACGGTCACCAGCCTCATTCCCCGTTTTTACGACCCCCAGCACGGCAGTGTGAAGATCGGTGGCCATGACGTGCGCACACTCGATCTGCACTTCCTGCGCAGCCATATCGCGACTGTCCTCCAGGACGTCTTTCTGTTCCACGGCACGGTACGCCAAAACCTGCTGTTCGGCCGGCCGGACGCCAGCGAGGCCGACATGCGAGCCGCAGCCCAGGCCGCCAACGCCGAAGAGTTCATCCTGGACCTCAGCGACGGGTATGACACCCTGATCGGTGAACGCGGCGTCAAGCTCTCGGCCGGTCAGAAGCAGCGTCTGTCGATTGCTCGGGCGATACTCAAAGACGCGCCAATCCTGATTCTTGACGAGGCGACCTCCTCGGTCGATACCGAAACCGAGCACCTCATCCAGCAGGCCATCTCGCGTCTGGCCGCCCAGCGCACCACGGTCGCCATTGCCCATCGTCTGAGCACAATCCGGCACGCCGACCTCATTGTTGTCCTGGACAAGGGGCGGATTGCCGAGCAGGGCACCCACGCCAGCCTGCTGGCCCACAACGGCCACTACGCCCGCATGGTCCGCGCCCAGGACTTGTCCCGCGAGTGGCAGCTTGAAGTGAAACCGGCGCTGACCGCAGCCGCCGACTGAACGCAGCCCGCACCCCGGCTCGACTTATGATCGGGCAGTCCGGGCGCGGACGTAGTCCGGTTTGCGGTTCTCGCGCAGCGCCTTGAGCGCCTCCTTGTGATCCTGGGTGGTCAGCGTTAGCGCCTCGTAGGCCAGCCCGGCGTCCATAATCAGGTTGGCCTGCTGTTTCAGCCACTTGTTCACCGCCAGTTTGCTCCAGCGGATCGCCCAGGTCGGCCCGTCGGCCAGNGGCAACACCTCCTGCTCGGGCACGGCATAGTTGACCAGACCGATCTGGGCCGCATCCGCGCCGGTGATGGAATCGCCCAGCATCAGGAATTCCTTGGCCCGGTTGGGACCGATCAGCAGCGGCCAGATCACGGCCCCGCCGTCCCCGGCCACCGCGCCGAGGGCGACGTGGGTATCGGCCAGCTTGGCCGTTTCGGACGCGACCGTCACGTCACACAGCAGTGCGACGTTGGCGGCAAAACCGAGCGCGTCACCGTTGATGGCGGCGACGACCGGCTGTTCGACATCGAGCAGGTTCTCGATCACCCGCCGGCCATCGGCCATCACGATTCGTCTGCCGCCGCGGCCTTTGTTCTTGGTCGGCTTGTCACGGCTGGTCAGATCGCCGCCCACGGAAAACGCCTCGCCTGCCCCGGTCAGCAGAATCGCGTTGACGTCACGGTCCTGGGCCAGGTCCAGCCAGATTTGCTCGAACTCGTGGTGGAGTGCGGCGTGAACCGCGTTGCGCTGGTCGGGTCGGTTAATGGTCACCGTGGCCACCCGGTCGGCGACCTCGACGTGCAGATACTCGTAGTCCGTATAGTCCAGCATGGTTTCATGGCCTCCTTTTGTTCCTGGTACTAGCACCGGGCCGGTGCGCCGGGCAAGTTGTGGTGTTCCTCACCTCTCTCGGAGCGTCGGCTTCCGCGCGCACGACCACCCCACTCCACTCGGCCGTTCACCGCTCAGTCCTCCTCGCCGCCCCGCAGCGCTCGCTCGATATCCGTAATGACAAAGTTCTGCTTGGCTTGCTGCCACTCCAACGTGACCGTCTCTCCCGATCTCGGAAAGTCCTCCGCCACACACATCCCCTCAACTCCCTGCACAAACTCTTCCCCTAAGGTCGTCACCTGTACGGTCGTCCGGCCTAACTCCTCGCCATCGACCCGGGCCACAACCTCGTGTTCCCCGTCGCCCAGCAGGTTCCAGTTGAACAGCAAGCCGAAACCGTTGTCGCTGTCCCCGCACGCCCGCTCCGTGTCCCGCCGCTCGGTTCCATACGCGGCTACCTGTGGGGTCAACTCCCCGAGCCTGATCTCCACCGCCTCCGCCTCGCACACCCAGCCCGATATCAACCCAATGCCA
This genomic window from Desulfurellaceae bacterium contains:
- a CDS encoding ATP-binding cassette domain-containing protein, whose translation is IRVPQGSMVALVGSTGAGKTTVTSLIPRFYDPQHGSVKIGGHDVRTLDLHFLRSHIATVLQDVFLFHGTVRQNLLFGRPDASEADMRAAAQAANAEEFILDLSDGYDTLIGERGVKLSAGQKQRLSIARAILKDAPILILDEATSSVDTETEHLIQQAISRLAAQRTTVAIAHRLSTIRHADLIVVLDKGRIAEQGTHASLLAHNGHYARMVRAQDLSREWQLEVKPALTAAAD
- a CDS encoding enoyl-CoA hydratase/isomerase family protein, producing the protein MLDYTDYEYLHVEVADRVATVTINRPDQRNAVHAALHHEFEQIWLDLAQDRDVNAILLTGAGEAFSVGGDLTSRDKPTKNKGRGGRRIVMADGRRVIENLLDVEQPVVAAINGDALGFAANVALLCDVTVASETAKLADTHVALGAVAGDGGAVIWPLLIGPNRAKEFLMLGDSITGADAAQIGLVNYAVPEQEVLPLADGPTWAIRWSKLAVNKWLKQQANLIMDAGLAYEALTLTTQDHKEALKALRENRKPDYVRARTARS